In Plectropomus leopardus isolate mb unplaced genomic scaffold, YSFRI_Pleo_2.0 unplaced_scaffold13180, whole genome shotgun sequence, the sequence GTTCGCCTCCTCAGATGCAGCGGCCAGTTTGTGCTTCTCGGTGGCCATGTTCTCCGAGTTTTGTTGGTTAGCCAGGCGGTGGTTTGGGAAAGGGAGGGGCAGGAAGTGCGAGGAGCCAATCAGACACTGGTTGAAGTCTGGAGGAGGGGTTGATGGCGtagggggagacagagagagctgcCGGGCCAATGAGGCGTTAGCGGGAGCGGGAGCGGGAGCGGGAGCGGCAGCCTTCTGTTTGAAACAGTACCGCCTGAAACATTTAACAGAGATGAGAACAAAATGAACATAATGTTTTATGTCATCATGCATTAGACATATTCACAGGTTTTTAACCTTCTGTTCAaacttaaaatatgatttttaaccagctttgtatcataactgAAGTAAGGATTTGTTCCTATTTCTCACCTGAAATGTTAatcataaacataattttatgtgCTGTTTGGAAGCAGGCGGCATACTGTTTCCTCTACTGTGTGAATCCAGAAATACAGaacattttgagaataaagcTTAAAATAGG encodes:
- the LOC121963899 gene encoding gap junction alpha-5 protein-like; this encodes MHDDIKHYVHFVLISVKCFRRYCFKQKAAAPAPAPAPANASLARQLSLSPPTPSTPPPDFNQCLIGSSHFLPLPFPNHRLANQQNSENMATEKHKLAAASEEANLLKMRCYSRTWQESGSSQIQDGGYLRTDTNCYTPASGEISGPQIQNGAPDGLLLCPNGGLCQKDKRRFSKTSGTSSRTRAGDLSV